A DNA window from Helianthus annuus cultivar XRQ/B chromosome 15, HanXRQr2.0-SUNRISE, whole genome shotgun sequence contains the following coding sequences:
- the LOC110932308 gene encoding uncharacterized protein LOC110932308 translates to MEFDCALTENDPPALTDKSTEAEKLLHQKWERANRLSLIFMKNSISHAIRGAIPDAATTKEYLTNVEAQFQGTSKAQASTLILKLVTTKYDGISGIREHILKMNDMAQKLKGLSMETNDGFLVHFIMTSLPASYETFKVNYNLQKDQWKMNELIAMCVQEEERPKLEKADVACLMTADSKKRKGNYNKKPNVKVQKRDAGASASGSNDSKGKIHCKFCRKVGHKQKDCPDLRSG, encoded by the coding sequence ATGGAGTTTGACTGTGCGCTAACTGAAAACGATCCTCCTGCTCTTACTGATAAGAGTACTGAAGCTGAAAAACTACTCCATCAAAAGTGGGAGAGAGCTAATCGCTTGTCTCTTATCTTCATGAAAAATTCGATAAGTCATGCTATCAGGGGAGCCATTCCTGACGCTGCTACAACTAAGGAATATCTGACTAATGTGGAGGCTCAATTCCAAGGGACGTCTAAGGCACAAGCCAGCACCCTCATTCTGAAATTGGTGACTACAAAGTATGACGGGATCAGCGGTATTCGTGAGCACATCCTGAAAATGAATGACATGGCCCAAAAGCTCAAGGGATTAAGCATGGAGACTAATGATGGCTTTCTGGTTCATTTTATCATGACGTCTTTGCCCGCATCTTATGAAACATTCAAAGTCAACTATAACCTTCAGAAGGACCAATGGAAGATGAACGAGTTGATTGCCATGTGCGTGCAAGAAGAAGAACGTCCGAAACTAGAGAAAGCCGATGTTGCTTGCCTGATGACTGCTGACTCGAAGAAAAGGAAGGGGAACTACAATAAGAAGCCTAATGTAAAGGTCCAAAAGCGGGATGCAGGTGCAAGTGCTTCTGGCTCTAATGACTCCAAAGGGAAGATTCACTGCAAGTTCTGCCGTAAGGTGGGACATAAGCAGAAGGACTGCCCGGATTTAAGGAGTGGCTAG
- the LOC110932309 gene encoding uncharacterized protein LOC110932309, with protein MGAYESTARSNGTKEEEEDEAMMRLIASAMFGAVAIWGAAKMVDNTDTQERNRQSLVNSSFIRPEGLNQRSIWSPPPRGRFKMNTDGACRPTPVGIMLSRDCVVQRGPSGYGGILRDHNGKWIRGFIGFIGVADCLTSELHGILKGLEILDEFDLKGAILETDSQAAYEWVTRQGVIRGKSEIIHACWSTIMECRQLIRKNYIDVSLVPGEKANRCADKLADMAIEARYKYLEIKYPPPDLKYLVEKDAKFV; from the coding sequence ATGGGTGCCTATGAAAGCACTGCAAGGTCAAATGGAAcgaaggaggaggaggaggatgaGGCGATGATGAGGCTCATAGCATCAGCTATGTTCGGAGCTGTGGCTATTTGGGGCGCTGCTAAAATGGTCGACAACACAGACACCCAAGAAAGAAACCGTCAGTCGTTGGTTAATTCTAGTTTCATAAGACCAGAGGGCTTAAACCAACGTAGCATATGGTCTCCTCCTCCTCGAGGTCGCTTCAAAATGAACACAGATGGCGCATGCCGTCCCACACCCGTAGGAATAATGCTTTCACGAGATTGTGTCGTCCAACGGGGACCAAGTGGGTATGGAGGAATCCTTCGAGATCATAATGGCAAATGGATTCGAGGTTTTATAGGGTTCATTGGTGTGGCTGATTGTCTTACATCTGAGCTTCATGGTATTCTTAAAGGGTTAGAGATTTTAGATGAATTTGACCTCAAAGGAGCCATTCTTGAAACCGACAGTCAGGCTGCATACGAGTGGGTCACTCGACAGGGCGTTATCCGTGGCAAAAGTGAAATCATCCATGCATGCTGGTCTACCATCATGGAGTGCAGGCAACTCATTCGCAAGAATTACATAGATGTCAGCCTTGTTCCGGGAGAAAAGGCCAACCGGTGTGCGGATAAGCTCGCCGATATGGCCATTGAAGCAAGATATAAGTATTTGGAAATCAAATATCCTCCTCCTGATTTAAAGTATCTTGTTGAAAAAGATGCTAAATTTGTGTAA